A region of Peromyscus maniculatus bairdii isolate BWxNUB_F1_BW_parent chromosome 7, HU_Pman_BW_mat_3.1, whole genome shotgun sequence DNA encodes the following proteins:
- the Mmp8 gene encoding neutrophil collagenase isoform X1: MLCLKELLFLFLLHTQLAKALPVPPEDLEEKNAKTVENYLRKFYHLPSTQFRSARRNSTMVAEKLREMQRFFGLAETGKADAATLEMMGKPRCGVPDTGDFMLTPGSPKWTHTNLTYRIINYTPQLSKTTVETAIEKAFRVWSVPSPLTFTEISQGEADISIAFVPREHGDNSPFDGPNGILAHAFQPGQGIGGDAHFDSEETWTQDSRNYNLFLVAAHEFGHSLGLSHSSDPGALMYPNYAYSDPSTYSLPQDDINGIQTLYGPSNSPIQPTGPSTPTACDPHLRFDAVTTLRGEIYFFKDKYFWRRHPQLREVDLNFISLFWPFLPNGLQAAYEDFDKDLVFLFKGRQYWALSGYDIQQGYPRDIANYGFPSSVRAIDAAVSYRGKTYFFINNQCWRYDNNRGTMDPGYPRSISRAFPGINCRVDAVFLQDSFLLFFSGPQYFAFNLVTHSVTRAARSNLWLNCPYS, translated from the exons ATGCTTTGTCTGAAGgagcttctgtttctcttcctacTCCACACACAGCTTGCCAAGGCCCTTCCGGTACCTCCTGAAGACCTGgaagagaaaaatgcaaaaacTGTTGAG AATTACCTACGAAAATTCTACCACTTACCAAGCACTCAGTTCCGGTCTGCAAGGAGGAACAGCACCATGGTTGCAGAGAAGCTGAGAGAAATGCAGCGCTTCTTCGGCTTGGCAGAGACGGGCAAGGCAGATGCCGCTACTCTGGAGATGATGGGAAAGCCTCGCTGTGGAGTGCCTGACACTGGTGACTTCATGCTAACTCCGGGAAGCCCCAAGTGGACACACACTAACCTGACCTACAG GATTATAAACTATACCCCACAGCTGTCCAAGACCACAGTGGAAACAGCAATTGAGAAAGCCTTTCGAGTTTGGAGTGTGCCATCACCCCTGACCTTCACTGAGATCTCACAGGGAGAAGCAGACATCAGCATTGCTTTTGTCCCAAGAG AGCATGGTGACAATTCTCCATTTGATGGACCCAATGGGATCCTGGCCCATGCCTTTCAGCCAGGTCAGGGTATTGGAGGAGATGCACATTTTGATTCAGAAGAAACATGGACTCAAGATTCCAGAA ATTACAACCTGTTTCTCGTGGCTGCTCATGAATTTGGCCATTCCTTAGGACTCTCTCACTCCAGTGATCCTGGTGCCTTAATGTACCCAAACTATGCTTACAGTGACCCCAGCACCTACTCACTGCCTCAAGATGATATCAATGGCATTCAGACACTCTACG GACCTTCAAACAGCCCTATCCAACCTACTGGGCCCAGCACCCCCACAGCCTGTGACCCCCACCTGAGATTTGACGCTGTCACCACACTCCGTGGGGAGATTTACTTCTTTAAAGACAA GTACTTCTGGAGGCGGCATCCTCAGCTGAGAGAAGTTGACCTCAATTTCATCTCTCTTTTCTGGCCATTCCTGCCCAATGGCCTTCAGGCTGCTTATGAGGATTTTGATAAAGACCTAGTTTTCCTATTTAAAG GCAGGCAGTACTGGGCTCTAAGTGGCTACGACATTCAGCAAGGTTACCCCAGGGACATAGCCAACTACGGATTTCCAAGCAGCGTCCGAGCCATTGATGCCGCTGTCTCCTACAGAGGGAAGACGTATTTCTTCATAAACAACCAATGCTGGAG ATATGACAATAACAGAGGAACTATGGACCCAGGCTACCCCAGAAGCATATCAAGGGCTTTCCCAGGAATAAACTGCAGAGTTGATGCAGTTTTCCTACAGGACT ccttcctcctcttcttcagtggACCACAGTATTTTGCATTTAATCTTGTCACTCACAGCGTCACTAGAGCTGCAAGAAGCAATTTATGGCTTAACTGTCCATACAGTTGA
- the Mmp8 gene encoding neutrophil collagenase isoform X2 has protein sequence MVAEKLREMQRFFGLAETGKADAATLEMMGKPRCGVPDTGDFMLTPGSPKWTHTNLTYRIINYTPQLSKTTVETAIEKAFRVWSVPSPLTFTEISQGEADISIAFVPREHGDNSPFDGPNGILAHAFQPGQGIGGDAHFDSEETWTQDSRNYNLFLVAAHEFGHSLGLSHSSDPGALMYPNYAYSDPSTYSLPQDDINGIQTLYGPSNSPIQPTGPSTPTACDPHLRFDAVTTLRGEIYFFKDKYFWRRHPQLREVDLNFISLFWPFLPNGLQAAYEDFDKDLVFLFKGRQYWALSGYDIQQGYPRDIANYGFPSSVRAIDAAVSYRGKTYFFINNQCWRYDNNRGTMDPGYPRSISRAFPGINCRVDAVFLQDSFLLFFSGPQYFAFNLVTHSVTRAARSNLWLNCPYS, from the exons ATGGTTGCAGAGAAGCTGAGAGAAATGCAGCGCTTCTTCGGCTTGGCAGAGACGGGCAAGGCAGATGCCGCTACTCTGGAGATGATGGGAAAGCCTCGCTGTGGAGTGCCTGACACTGGTGACTTCATGCTAACTCCGGGAAGCCCCAAGTGGACACACACTAACCTGACCTACAG GATTATAAACTATACCCCACAGCTGTCCAAGACCACAGTGGAAACAGCAATTGAGAAAGCCTTTCGAGTTTGGAGTGTGCCATCACCCCTGACCTTCACTGAGATCTCACAGGGAGAAGCAGACATCAGCATTGCTTTTGTCCCAAGAG AGCATGGTGACAATTCTCCATTTGATGGACCCAATGGGATCCTGGCCCATGCCTTTCAGCCAGGTCAGGGTATTGGAGGAGATGCACATTTTGATTCAGAAGAAACATGGACTCAAGATTCCAGAA ATTACAACCTGTTTCTCGTGGCTGCTCATGAATTTGGCCATTCCTTAGGACTCTCTCACTCCAGTGATCCTGGTGCCTTAATGTACCCAAACTATGCTTACAGTGACCCCAGCACCTACTCACTGCCTCAAGATGATATCAATGGCATTCAGACACTCTACG GACCTTCAAACAGCCCTATCCAACCTACTGGGCCCAGCACCCCCACAGCCTGTGACCCCCACCTGAGATTTGACGCTGTCACCACACTCCGTGGGGAGATTTACTTCTTTAAAGACAA GTACTTCTGGAGGCGGCATCCTCAGCTGAGAGAAGTTGACCTCAATTTCATCTCTCTTTTCTGGCCATTCCTGCCCAATGGCCTTCAGGCTGCTTATGAGGATTTTGATAAAGACCTAGTTTTCCTATTTAAAG GCAGGCAGTACTGGGCTCTAAGTGGCTACGACATTCAGCAAGGTTACCCCAGGGACATAGCCAACTACGGATTTCCAAGCAGCGTCCGAGCCATTGATGCCGCTGTCTCCTACAGAGGGAAGACGTATTTCTTCATAAACAACCAATGCTGGAG ATATGACAATAACAGAGGAACTATGGACCCAGGCTACCCCAGAAGCATATCAAGGGCTTTCCCAGGAATAAACTGCAGAGTTGATGCAGTTTTCCTACAGGACT ccttcctcctcttcttcagtggACCACAGTATTTTGCATTTAATCTTGTCACTCACAGCGTCACTAGAGCTGCAAGAAGCAATTTATGGCTTAACTGTCCATACAGTTGA